In a single window of the Burkholderia pyrrocinia genome:
- a CDS encoding heavy metal response regulator transcription factor produces the protein MRILIVEDEPKTGAYLKKGLEESGFSVDLAKDGGEGLTLAQEESYDVIVLDVMLPVLDGWSVLKRLRDTHATPVLFLTARDDVQDRVHGLELGADDYLVKPFAFVELLARIRTLARRGPPRETERISVGDLEIDVVRRRVKRGTVRIDLTPREFSLLQLLARRQGEVLSRTQIASYVWDMNFDSDTNVVEVAIRRLRAKIDDDFAVKLIHTVRGVGYVLEPKDAA, from the coding sequence ATGCGGATCCTGATTGTCGAAGACGAACCGAAGACCGGCGCGTACCTGAAGAAGGGGCTCGAGGAATCCGGCTTCAGCGTCGATCTCGCGAAGGACGGCGGCGAGGGGCTGACGCTCGCGCAGGAAGAGAGCTACGACGTGATCGTGCTCGACGTGATGCTGCCGGTGCTCGACGGCTGGAGCGTGCTCAAGCGGCTGCGCGACACGCACGCGACGCCCGTGCTGTTCCTGACCGCGCGCGACGACGTGCAGGACCGCGTGCATGGGCTCGAACTCGGCGCCGACGACTACCTCGTGAAGCCGTTCGCGTTCGTCGAACTGCTCGCGCGCATCCGCACGCTCGCGCGCCGCGGGCCACCGCGCGAGACGGAGCGCATTTCGGTGGGCGACCTGGAGATCGACGTCGTGCGCCGCCGCGTGAAGCGCGGCACGGTGCGGATCGACCTGACGCCGCGCGAATTCTCGCTGCTGCAGCTGCTCGCGCGCAGGCAGGGCGAGGTGCTGAGCCGCACGCAGATCGCGTCGTACGTGTGGGACATGAATTTCGACAGCGACACCAACGTCGTCGAAGTCGCGATCCGCCGGCTGCGCGCGAAGATCGACGACGATTTCGCGGTCAAGCTGATTCATACGGTGCGCGGCGTCGGTTACGTGCTCGAACCGAAGGACGCCGCATGA
- a CDS encoding heavy metal sensor histidine kinase — protein MTLGRSLGATLALAFGATMLAVFALVGVYVYTGLERQVSTQDDLDIVLAARHTRRLAGELDSLDAVRAHADRLTSQVLGNAALSLAVVDGQGNVLARHNVERTEFEDLPETAAGASSPALPALPDGELFPPHATPVPANERITADRIATWTAGGGTHVRGVVTDAALRDHTKIRIAIARNMSDRAELLDGYRDKLKIAGGLGALFAMLLSYGLIRKTLAPLREIVANTGRITVDKLDTRLDASRAPRELTALVDAQNAMLGRLQQAFGHLSQFSADLAHDLRTPLNNMRGATEVALARPRSVDEYQALLESNLEEYDRLARMIENVLFLARAEHPGFVTRQRAFDVHDELERIAGYFEGLADEAGSTLLVDGHGRLTADLELFRRAVSNLLANALRYTPAGGVIALRVDETADAVQVVVANPGEPIDPALLPRIFDRFVRGDPARSGGAPGGTAGLGLAIVRSVMELHGGTARVESDAAGTRFILTFIKTPTA, from the coding sequence ATGACGCTCGGCCGCTCGCTCGGCGCGACGCTCGCGCTCGCGTTCGGCGCGACCATGCTGGCTGTCTTCGCGCTCGTCGGCGTGTACGTGTACACCGGCCTCGAGCGGCAGGTGAGCACGCAGGACGACCTCGACATCGTGCTCGCCGCGCGGCATACGCGCCGGCTGGCGGGCGAACTCGATTCGCTCGACGCGGTGCGCGCGCATGCGGACCGGTTGACGAGCCAGGTGCTCGGCAACGCGGCGCTGTCGCTGGCCGTCGTCGACGGGCAGGGCAACGTACTCGCGCGCCACAACGTCGAACGGACCGAGTTCGAGGATCTTCCCGAGACGGCCGCGGGCGCATCGTCGCCCGCGCTGCCGGCGCTACCCGATGGCGAACTGTTTCCGCCGCACGCGACGCCGGTGCCCGCGAACGAGCGGATTACCGCCGACCGGATCGCGACGTGGACCGCCGGCGGCGGCACGCATGTGCGCGGCGTCGTCACCGATGCGGCGTTGCGCGACCACACGAAGATCCGGATCGCGATCGCGCGCAACATGAGCGATCGCGCCGAACTGCTCGACGGCTACCGCGACAAGCTGAAGATCGCCGGCGGCCTGGGCGCGCTGTTCGCGATGCTGCTCAGCTACGGGCTGATCCGCAAGACGCTCGCACCGCTGCGCGAGATCGTCGCGAACACGGGCCGCATCACCGTCGACAAGCTCGATACGCGGCTCGATGCATCGCGCGCACCGCGCGAGCTGACGGCGCTCGTCGACGCGCAGAACGCGATGCTCGGCCGCCTGCAGCAGGCATTCGGGCACCTGTCGCAATTCAGCGCGGATCTCGCGCACGACCTGCGCACGCCGCTGAACAACATGCGCGGCGCGACCGAGGTGGCATTGGCGCGGCCGCGTTCGGTCGACGAATACCAGGCGCTGCTCGAATCGAACCTCGAGGAATACGACCGTCTCGCGCGGATGATCGAGAACGTGCTGTTTCTCGCGCGCGCCGAGCATCCCGGCTTCGTGACGCGGCAGCGCGCATTCGACGTTCACGACGAACTGGAGCGCATCGCCGGCTATTTCGAAGGGCTCGCCGACGAAGCAGGGTCGACGCTGCTTGTCGACGGGCACGGCCGGCTGACCGCCGATCTCGAACTGTTTCGCCGCGCGGTCAGCAACCTGCTCGCGAACGCGCTGCGCTACACGCCGGCGGGCGGCGTCATCGCGCTGCGCGTCGACGAAACGGCGGACGCGGTGCAGGTCGTCGTCGCGAACCCGGGCGAGCCGATCGATCCCGCGCTGCTGCCGCGCATCTTCGACCGCTTCGTGCGCGGCGACCCCGCGCGCAGCGGCGGCGCGCCGGGCGGCACGGCCGGGCTCGGCCTCGCGATCGTGCGGTCGGTGATGGAACTGCACGGCGGCACCGCCCGCGTCGAAAGCGACGCGGCCGGGACGCGGTTCATCCTCACGTTCATCAAGACGCCGACGGCGTAG
- a CDS encoding DUF4148 domain-containing protein: MKLVAAFVVATLSLPFGTQAFARSTQAPITRADVRQQLIDAEADGLLPSNRNDYPPSASQIARNRQLHAIQHHDTMPTATASTGN, translated from the coding sequence ATGAAACTCGTCGCTGCTTTCGTCGTTGCCACGCTGAGCCTGCCGTTCGGCACGCAGGCCTTCGCCCGGTCCACGCAGGCGCCGATCACGCGCGCCGACGTGCGCCAGCAACTGATCGATGCCGAAGCCGACGGCCTGCTGCCGTCGAACCGGAACGACTATCCGCCGTCGGCGTCGCAGATCGCGCGCAATCGCCAGCTCCATGCGATCCAGCATCACGACACGATGCCGACCGCGACGGCATCGACCGGCAATTGA
- a CDS encoding efflux transporter outer membrane subunit, with amino-acid sequence MRFVRPLPFARRVVALGVAAALAALSACSTLPPYSPPTVAVPAHYAGVPAPGIPTSGVPAPGIPASGVPAAGAPAAQPGWNVAAPADAAPRGPWWTVFDDAGLNALEARVDISNQTVKKAVADLQQARAMVDYQHAGFLPTVTAGVAQNRARLSQNKLGSSLAGKTTPDYQAGVAASWEPDLFGRVRDAVTGAQANADASAADLQAVKLSVTATLATDYFALRSLDTQKQLLDDTVQAYADALKLLKQQLAAGAIDASAVAQAATQLEATRTQDTDIDASRAQLQHAIATLVGENASTFTLPPHVQSFDVPAIPTGVPSQLLERRPDIAAAERRVAAANAQIGEARAAFFPDLVLSASAGLESGFFAPWLTAPSLFWSLGSQLAGTLFDGGRRSASLRGAHAQYDGTVADYRQTVLVAFQQVEDQLSALDALASEANSQQRATDAADLSLRLTTNRFNAGAVSYLDVVTAQTIALTNRRVADQIAARRMEAAVGLLTALGGGWHTGADATAAGHPAATPSAS; translated from the coding sequence ATGCGCTTCGTTCGTCCGCTTCCGTTCGCCCGCCGCGTCGTCGCGCTCGGCGTTGCCGCCGCGTTGGCCGCGTTGTCCGCGTGCTCGACATTGCCGCCCTATTCGCCGCCCACCGTCGCGGTGCCTGCGCACTATGCGGGCGTACCGGCTCCGGGCATACCGACATCGGGCGTACCGGCTCCGGGCATACCGGCCTCAGGCGTACCGGCTGCGGGCGCCCCCGCCGCCCAGCCGGGCTGGAACGTCGCGGCACCGGCCGATGCCGCGCCGCGCGGCCCATGGTGGACCGTCTTCGACGATGCCGGCCTGAACGCGCTCGAAGCGCGTGTCGACATCTCGAACCAGACCGTGAAGAAAGCCGTCGCCGATCTCCAGCAGGCGCGCGCGATGGTCGACTACCAGCATGCGGGGTTCCTGCCGACCGTCACGGCCGGCGTCGCGCAGAACCGCGCGCGCCTGTCGCAGAACAAGCTCGGCTCGTCGCTCGCCGGCAAGACGACCCCCGACTATCAGGCCGGCGTGGCAGCGAGCTGGGAGCCCGACCTGTTCGGCCGCGTACGCGATGCAGTGACGGGCGCGCAGGCGAACGCCGACGCGAGCGCGGCCGACCTGCAGGCCGTGAAGCTGTCGGTCACGGCCACGCTCGCGACCGACTATTTCGCGCTGCGCTCGCTCGATACGCAGAAACAGTTGCTCGACGATACGGTGCAGGCGTATGCGGACGCGCTGAAGCTGCTGAAACAGCAGCTCGCGGCCGGCGCGATCGACGCGTCGGCCGTCGCGCAGGCCGCGACGCAACTCGAAGCGACGCGCACGCAGGACACCGACATCGATGCGTCGCGTGCGCAGCTCCAGCATGCGATCGCGACGCTCGTCGGCGAAAACGCGTCGACGTTCACGCTGCCGCCGCACGTGCAATCGTTCGACGTGCCGGCGATCCCGACCGGCGTGCCGTCGCAACTGCTCGAACGGCGGCCCGACATCGCGGCGGCCGAGCGTCGCGTCGCGGCCGCGAACGCGCAGATCGGCGAGGCACGCGCCGCGTTCTTTCCCGATCTCGTGCTGTCGGCGAGCGCGGGGCTCGAAAGCGGGTTCTTCGCGCCGTGGCTCACCGCGCCGAGCCTGTTCTGGTCGCTCGGCTCGCAGCTCGCCGGCACGCTGTTCGACGGCGGCCGCCGCAGCGCGTCGCTGCGCGGCGCGCATGCGCAATACGACGGCACGGTCGCCGACTATCGTCAGACGGTGCTCGTCGCGTTCCAGCAGGTCGAGGATCAGCTTTCCGCGCTCGATGCGCTCGCATCGGAGGCCAACAGCCAGCAGCGCGCGACCGATGCGGCCGACCTGTCGCTGCGGCTGACGACCAACCGTTTCAACGCGGGCGCGGTCAGCTACCTCGATGTCGTGACCGCGCAGACGATCGCGCTGACGAACCGGCGCGTGGCCGACCAGATCGCCGCGCGCCGGATGGAGGCCGCGGTCGGGTTGCTGACGGCGCTGGGCGGCGGCTGGCACACGGGTGCGGATGCAACCGCCGCCGGGCACCCGGCCGCTACGCCGTCGGCGTCTTGA
- a CDS encoding cytochrome c oxidase subunit II, with protein MALAIALTLIIILAVGFHFASPWWITPIASNWVRMDDMLTITLVITGALFIAINVFIVIALVRYRHRSGHRAAYEPHNRRLEWWLIGLTSVGVAALLAPGLFVYADYVRPPRNVLQMEVLGQQWQWRFRFAGPGGKLGTTDVRYISNDNPFGLNPGDPNGRDNYLIETPEVHLPLNQPIQVLARSRDVLHDFYVPPFRARMNMVPGMVTTFWFTPTKAGRYDILCAQLCGIGHSDMRGVVVVEDQASFSRWLAQQSTFAQRQQAKVQAAAAATGGSAQALADQGKTLAAAKGCVACHTVDGSPRVGPTWKGLYGKTETMADGSTAKVDEAYLRAFIRDPKARVVKGFSPIMPTFDLSEQELTALVTYIKSVGGPAASSATNP; from the coding sequence ATGGCGCTTGCGATTGCCCTGACCCTGATCATCATATTGGCGGTGGGGTTTCACTTTGCCAGTCCCTGGTGGATCACGCCGATCGCGTCGAACTGGGTGCGCATGGACGACATGCTGACGATCACGCTCGTCATTACCGGCGCGCTCTTCATCGCGATCAATGTGTTCATCGTGATCGCACTGGTGCGCTACCGCCACCGCAGCGGGCATCGTGCGGCTTACGAGCCGCACAACCGGCGGCTGGAATGGTGGCTGATCGGCCTGACCTCGGTCGGCGTGGCCGCGTTGCTGGCACCGGGGCTCTTCGTCTACGCGGACTACGTCCGGCCGCCGCGCAACGTGCTGCAGATGGAGGTGCTCGGCCAGCAATGGCAATGGCGTTTCCGCTTTGCGGGCCCCGGCGGCAAGCTGGGCACGACGGACGTGCGCTACATCAGCAACGACAACCCGTTCGGCCTGAACCCCGGCGACCCCAACGGCCGTGACAACTACCTGATCGAGACGCCCGAGGTACACCTGCCGCTCAACCAGCCGATCCAGGTCCTGGCACGGTCGCGCGACGTACTGCACGATTTCTACGTCCCGCCGTTCCGTGCGCGCATGAACATGGTGCCCGGCATGGTGACCACCTTCTGGTTCACGCCGACCAAGGCCGGGCGTTACGACATCCTGTGCGCCCAGCTTTGCGGTATCGGGCACTCCGACATGCGCGGCGTGGTGGTGGTGGAAGACCAGGCATCGTTCTCGCGCTGGCTGGCGCAGCAGAGCACGTTCGCGCAGCGGCAGCAGGCCAAGGTGCAGGCTGCCGCCGCCGCGACCGGCGGCAGCGCGCAGGCGCTTGCCGACCAGGGCAAGACGCTCGCGGCGGCCAAGGGCTGCGTCGCCTGCCATACCGTGGACGGCAGTCCGCGCGTGGGCCCCACCTGGAAAGGCCTGTACGGCAAGACCGAAACGATGGCCGACGGCAGCACCGCGAAGGTGGACGAAGCCTATCTGCGCGCGTTCATCCGCGACCCGAAGGCCCGCGTCGTGAAGGGCTTCTCGCCCATCATGCCGACCTTCGACCTGAGCGAGCAGGAACTGACCGCGCTGGTGACCTACATCAAGTCGGTAGGCGGTCCGGCCGCCAGCAGCGCAACGAATCCCTAG
- a CDS encoding efflux RND transporter permease subunit, protein MWIVRLALRRPYTFVVLALLIFIAGPLALLRTPTDIFPNIDIPVVSIVWSYNGFSAEDMAKRITSNYERALTSDVDDIEHIESQSLNGVSVVKIFFHPGADINRAVAEASSNSASILRILPPGTLPPNIITYNASTVPILQLGLSSDTLAEQQLYDLGNSFIRTQLATVQGAAVPLPFGGKIRQIVVDLDTRALQAKGLAPIDVVNAINAQNLILPGGTAKIGTREYNVQMNGSTQTVAALNNLPVKTIGGSVVYVRDVAHVRDGYAPQTNIVRADGKRAALLTVEKTGSASTLTIIDQVKAMLPKIAAGLPKALHISALGDQSVFVKAAIQGVVREALIAACLTALMILLFLGSWRATLIIAVSIPLAVLSSLLALAALGQTINIMTLGGLALAVGILVDDATVAIENITHHLERGAPLEDAILTGAGEIAVPTFVSTLSICIVFVPMFLLTGVARYLFVPMAEAVIFAMVASYFFSRTLVPTLAMALMRAKGHGRPPRGVFARIASFQAAFEHRFEAIRLRYRALLSAAIARRRRFAAAFLLACIASTGMFAFAGQDFFPSVDTGEIRLHLRAPTGTRIEETARLTDEVEARIHDVIPANDIASVLDNIGVPVSGINLTYDSSDPIGTEDADVMITLKPNHAPAAAYVAKLRNLLAQSFPGVTFAFLPADIVSQILNFGLPAPIDIQIVGNKLDQNRAVANALLAKLRGVRGLVDARIQQPGDEPAINVNVDRTKAIQAGLEQRDVAQNLLIALSGSSQTTPNFWLDPRNGVSYPLLVQTPQYSVDSLQALANVPLPAGTARSPQTPAGGPAAGAPAQNLLGSLGSFSRATQQAVVSHYNVQPVLDIFASVQGRDLGGVTADVTKLVDAARAQLPPGSSIVLRGQVQAMHESFAGLLGGLALAIALVYLLMVVNFQSWLDPLVIVGGLPASLAGIAWMLFVTRTTLSVPALTGTILCIGIATANSILVVNAARELIAGGAPPWQAALDAGFSRFRPVVMTALAMLIGMLPMALGLGDGGEQNAPLGRAVIGGLAFGTLSTLLFVPVLFGFVHAWLDRRRDAAAARRAQDTPALP, encoded by the coding sequence ATGTGGATCGTCCGGCTCGCGTTGCGCAGGCCCTATACGTTCGTCGTGCTCGCGCTGCTGATCTTCATCGCGGGACCGCTCGCGCTCCTGCGCACGCCGACCGACATCTTCCCGAACATCGACATCCCGGTGGTCAGCATCGTCTGGTCGTACAACGGCTTCTCCGCCGAGGACATGGCCAAGCGGATCACGTCGAACTACGAACGCGCGCTCACGTCCGACGTCGACGACATCGAGCACATCGAATCGCAGTCGCTGAACGGCGTGTCGGTCGTGAAGATCTTCTTCCACCCCGGCGCGGACATCAATCGCGCGGTCGCGGAAGCCTCGAGCAATTCCGCGTCGATCCTGCGGATCCTGCCGCCCGGCACGCTGCCGCCGAACATCATCACGTACAACGCATCGACGGTGCCGATCCTGCAGCTCGGGCTGTCGAGCGACACGCTCGCCGAGCAGCAGCTCTACGACCTCGGCAACAGCTTCATCCGCACGCAGCTCGCGACCGTGCAGGGCGCGGCCGTGCCGCTGCCGTTCGGCGGCAAGATCCGCCAGATCGTCGTCGATCTCGATACGCGTGCGCTGCAGGCGAAGGGGCTCGCGCCGATCGACGTCGTGAACGCGATCAACGCGCAGAACCTGATCCTGCCCGGCGGCACCGCGAAAATCGGCACGCGCGAGTACAACGTGCAGATGAACGGCAGCACGCAGACGGTCGCCGCGCTGAACAACCTGCCGGTGAAAACGATCGGCGGCAGCGTCGTCTATGTGCGCGACGTCGCGCACGTTCGCGACGGCTACGCGCCGCAGACCAACATCGTGCGCGCCGACGGCAAGCGCGCGGCGCTGCTGACCGTCGAGAAAACCGGCAGCGCATCGACGCTGACGATCATCGACCAGGTCAAGGCGATGCTGCCGAAGATCGCGGCCGGCCTGCCGAAGGCGCTGCATATCTCGGCGCTCGGCGATCAGTCGGTGTTCGTGAAGGCGGCGATCCAGGGCGTCGTGCGCGAGGCGCTGATCGCCGCGTGCCTCACCGCGCTGATGATCCTGCTGTTCCTCGGCAGCTGGCGCGCGACGCTGATCATCGCGGTGTCGATTCCGCTCGCGGTGCTGAGCTCGCTGCTCGCGCTCGCCGCGCTCGGCCAGACGATCAACATCATGACGCTCGGCGGGCTCGCGCTCGCGGTCGGGATTCTCGTCGACGATGCCACCGTCGCGATCGAGAACATCACGCATCACCTCGAACGCGGCGCACCGCTCGAAGACGCGATCCTGACCGGCGCGGGCGAGATCGCGGTGCCGACCTTCGTGTCGACGCTGTCGATCTGCATCGTGTTCGTGCCGATGTTCCTGCTGACGGGCGTCGCGCGCTACCTGTTCGTGCCGATGGCCGAGGCGGTGATCTTCGCGATGGTCGCGTCGTATTTCTTCTCGCGCACGCTGGTGCCGACGCTCGCGATGGCGCTGATGCGCGCGAAGGGGCACGGCCGGCCGCCGCGCGGCGTGTTCGCTCGGATCGCAAGTTTCCAGGCGGCGTTCGAACATCGCTTCGAGGCGATCCGGCTGCGCTATCGCGCGCTGCTGTCGGCGGCGATCGCGCGCCGCCGCCGTTTCGCGGCCGCATTCCTGCTCGCGTGCATCGCGTCGACCGGGATGTTCGCGTTCGCCGGGCAGGATTTCTTCCCGTCGGTCGACACGGGCGAGATCCGCCTGCACCTGCGCGCGCCGACCGGCACGCGGATCGAGGAAACCGCGCGCCTGACCGACGAAGTGGAAGCGCGCATCCATGACGTGATTCCCGCGAACGACATCGCGAGCGTGCTCGACAACATCGGCGTGCCGGTGAGCGGGATCAACCTCACGTACGACTCGTCCGACCCGATCGGCACCGAGGATGCCGACGTGATGATCACGCTGAAGCCGAACCATGCGCCGGCCGCCGCCTACGTCGCGAAGCTGCGCAACCTGCTCGCGCAGTCGTTCCCCGGCGTGACGTTCGCGTTCCTGCCGGCCGACATCGTCAGCCAGATCCTCAACTTCGGGCTGCCCGCGCCGATCGACATCCAGATCGTCGGCAACAAGCTCGACCAGAACCGCGCGGTCGCGAACGCGCTGCTCGCGAAACTGCGCGGCGTGCGCGGCCTCGTCGACGCGCGCATCCAGCAGCCCGGCGACGAGCCCGCCATCAATGTGAACGTCGACCGCACGAAGGCGATCCAGGCCGGCCTCGAACAGCGCGACGTCGCGCAGAACCTGCTGATCGCGCTGTCCGGCAGTTCGCAGACGACGCCGAACTTCTGGCTCGACCCGCGCAACGGCGTCAGCTATCCGCTGCTGGTGCAGACGCCGCAGTATTCGGTCGATTCGCTGCAGGCGCTCGCGAACGTGCCGCTGCCGGCGGGCACCGCACGTTCGCCGCAGACGCCGGCCGGCGGCCCGGCGGCCGGCGCGCCCGCGCAGAACCTGCTCGGCTCGCTCGGCAGCTTCTCGCGCGCGACGCAGCAGGCGGTCGTCTCGCACTACAACGTGCAGCCCGTGCTCGACATCTTCGCGTCGGTGCAGGGGCGCGATCTCGGCGGCGTCACGGCCGACGTGACGAAGCTCGTCGACGCTGCGCGCGCGCAGTTGCCGCCCGGTTCGTCGATCGTGCTGCGCGGCCAGGTGCAGGCGATGCACGAATCGTTCGCAGGGCTGCTCGGCGGCCTCGCGCTCGCGATCGCGCTCGTCTACCTGCTGATGGTCGTCAACTTCCAGTCGTGGCTCGACCCGCTCGTGATCGTCGGCGGCCTGCCCGCGTCGCTCGCCGGCATCGCATGGATGCTGTTCGTCACGCGCACGACGCTGTCGGTGCCCGCACTGACCGGCACGATCCTGTGCATCGGCATCGCGACCGCGAACAGCATCCTGGTCGTCAACGCGGCGCGCGAGCTGATCGCGGGCGGCGCGCCGCCGTGGCAGGCCGCGCTCGACGCGGGTTTCAGCCGCTTCCGCCCGGTCGTGATGACCGCGCTCGCGATGCTGATCGGCATGCTGCCGATGGCGCTCGGCCTCGGCGACGGCGGCGAGCAGAACGCGCCGCTCGGCCGCGCGGTGATCGGCGGGCTCGCGTTCGGCACGCTGTCGACGCTGCTGTTCGTGCCCGTCTTGTTCGGCTTCGTCCATGCGTGGCTCGACCGGCGCCGCGACGCGGCCGCCGCCCGCCGCGCGCAGGACACGCCGGCATTGCCCTGA
- a CDS encoding efflux RND transporter periplasmic adaptor subunit, translated as MNDTTEPLAPPPAAEADTAPSTARATAPDTSPPRRGRKLTVPLVAIAVAAALLAAGIVPRIDARAAQRVQVAAQQALPVSVILPGAAPTDQTLTLPGAVMPYAEASIYARTSGYIAHWSADIGAHVKAGQTLAQITAPDLDAQLRQARADAATAQANYDYAKSTAQRWQDMLKTQSVSQQDTDTKVADMNAKRAMLASAQANVAHLTELVSYESVAAPFDGVITARNVDVGTLVTAGGTPGSPGLSGELFHLEQTGTLRVFVDVPQDSAAGVTTGTSVYLTTQQYPGRRFAARVARSAGAIDPVTRTLRVEIDVDNGDGALMPGAYAQAHLLVPSAAPAFELPVSALLFRPNGVTVATVAANGTTALKAVQIGRDFGTRVEIVSGLAASDRVIDNPGDSIAAGETVKIVSAAPAVQTGPANGATAASGAAASTPAAVAAPASMPAAASTHARG; from the coding sequence ATGAACGACACGACCGAACCTCTCGCCCCGCCACCGGCCGCCGAAGCGGACACGGCACCGTCCACCGCACGCGCCACGGCGCCCGACACTTCGCCGCCCCGTCGCGGCCGCAAGCTGACCGTCCCGCTCGTCGCGATCGCGGTGGCCGCCGCGCTGCTGGCCGCCGGCATCGTGCCGCGCATCGACGCGCGCGCCGCACAACGCGTGCAGGTCGCCGCGCAGCAGGCGCTGCCGGTCTCGGTGATCCTGCCGGGCGCGGCGCCCACCGACCAGACGCTGACGCTGCCGGGCGCGGTGATGCCCTATGCCGAGGCATCGATCTATGCGCGCACGAGCGGTTATATCGCGCACTGGAGCGCCGACATCGGCGCGCACGTGAAAGCCGGGCAGACGCTCGCGCAGATCACGGCGCCCGACCTCGACGCGCAGTTGCGGCAGGCGCGCGCCGACGCGGCGACCGCGCAGGCGAACTACGACTATGCGAAATCGACCGCGCAGCGCTGGCAGGACATGCTGAAGACACAATCGGTGTCGCAGCAGGACACCGACACGAAGGTCGCCGACATGAACGCGAAGCGCGCGATGCTGGCCTCCGCGCAGGCGAACGTCGCGCACCTGACCGAGCTGGTGTCGTACGAATCGGTTGCGGCGCCGTTCGACGGCGTGATCACCGCGCGCAACGTCGACGTCGGCACGCTCGTCACCGCGGGCGGCACGCCGGGCAGCCCGGGCCTGTCCGGCGAACTGTTCCATCTCGAACAGACCGGCACGCTGCGCGTGTTCGTCGACGTGCCGCAGGACAGCGCGGCCGGCGTGACGACCGGGACCTCCGTCTACCTGACCACGCAGCAGTATCCGGGGCGGCGCTTCGCCGCGCGCGTCGCGCGCAGCGCGGGCGCGATCGATCCGGTCACGCGCACGCTGCGTGTCGAGATCGACGTCGACAACGGCGACGGCGCACTGATGCCCGGCGCGTATGCGCAGGCGCACCTGCTCGTGCCGAGCGCGGCGCCGGCATTCGAGCTGCCGGTCAGCGCGCTGCTGTTCCGGCCGAACGGCGTGACGGTCGCGACCGTCGCCGCGAACGGCACCACCGCGCTGAAGGCCGTGCAGATCGGGCGCGATTTCGGCACGCGCGTCGAGATCGTGTCGGGGCTCGCCGCGAGCGATCGCGTGATCGACAACCCGGGCGATTCGATTGCCGCCGGCGAGACCGTGAAGATCGTGTCGGCCGCACCGGCGGTGCAGACGGGCCCGGCAAACGGTGCGACGGCAGCGTCTGGCGCGGCTGCGTCGACGCCCGCCGCCGTCGCGGCGCCGGCTTCGATGCCTGCAGCAGCTTCAACGCACGCCCGAGGCTGA